The Oryzihumus leptocrescens sequence CACGGTGTTCGTGGCCGTCGCCGGCCCGCGCACGACCCGGGTGCAGGCGCTGTCGCTGACCGGCTCGCGCGGCGAGATCCGGCGCCGGTCGGTGGCCGCCGTGCTGGACCTGCTGGCCCAGGAGCTGCTCGACGAGGACGAGCTGTCCGCCCGTCCCGGGAGCGGCAGCGGGGTGGCCGGGGAAGATGCGCCCCCGCCGGCGGGTTGAGCCTGACGTGCGGCAAAGCCACCATCCCGCAGGCGCGGGACCGACCCCTCGCGGTACCGTGGGGCAACATCGCAAGTCCGAGCCACGTGGAGGAGGCGTCATGATCTTGCTTCGTCGTGAACTCGGTGACGTGCTCCGCGAGCAGCGCCAGGCCCAGGGGCGCACCCTGCGCGAGGTCTCCGCTTCGGCTTCGGTCTCCCTCGGCTACCTCAGCGAGGTGGAGCGCGGCGAGAAGGAAGCGTCCTCCGAGCTGCTGGCCTCGATCTGCGGGGCGCTGAACCTCCCGCTGTCGCAGGTGCTCAGCCACGTCTCCGACCGCGTCGCCGAGTCCGAGGCGGTCAGCGCCCCGGTCGCCCTGCCGGTCACCCCGATCTCCGGCCGCCTGGTCTCCGCCTCCGCCGCCTGACCGGCTGGCGCTGCCAGACGCCGCCGAACTGGACGGTGTTGCCCCTTCAGGGGTGCTGAAGGGGCAACACCGTCCAGTTCGGCATCACAGGTCGGCATTCCAGTTCGGCATTACAGGTCGGCACGTCCGGGTCGGCACGCCTCAGCGGGGGCGGTAGCCCGCACGCGTCTGCCGTGGCCCCGACCCCAGCGGACGCTGGGTTCGGCCGTCGTCGGTCGGTCCCAGCCCGCCCTGGCATCCCGGGCAATAGAACATCGTCCGTTCCTGCGGCGGTTCCCCGATCATCGCCACCCGGATGCTGCCACCGCAGCGACGGCACGGCCGACCCGAACGGGCGTGGGCGTAGCTGGTCTCGCCCCGCCGGGTGCTGCCGGTGCTCGTCTGCACGGCCAGGTGCTGGCTGGTGCTGAGCAGCCGGTGGGCGCGTTCGACCACCCCGGCGAGCGCGTCGTCGTCGACCTCGCCCACCGGTGTCCAGGGGTGCAGGCCCTCCAGGAACAGCGACTCGGCCGCCCAGAGGGTGC is a genomic window containing:
- a CDS encoding helix-turn-helix domain-containing protein, whose amino-acid sequence is MILLRRELGDVLREQRQAQGRTLREVSASASVSLGYLSEVERGEKEASSELLASICGALNLPLSQVLSHVSDRVAESEAVSAPVALPVTPISGRLVSASAA